One Pseudoalteromonas sp. UG3-2 DNA window includes the following coding sequences:
- the smrB gene encoding endonuclease SmrB: MSKESQHNPEHSDDFAMFRESLAGVKPLKQDQVQLKQAKKKPSVELKQQAKQQQSEFYFSDEYIPDIDTAGTVNYVKPGADRYLAKQLRRGDYAPELILDLHGLNKETVKQELAALVHACKKQHIYCACVVHGVSGGTLKHKVPQYLVQHPDVLAMHQAPLEYGGRGALLILIDLPEDPSFGR; this comes from the coding sequence ATGAGTAAAGAATCCCAACATAATCCTGAGCACAGCGACGATTTCGCCATGTTCCGCGAGTCTCTCGCGGGGGTCAAGCCGCTAAAGCAAGATCAGGTGCAACTTAAACAAGCGAAGAAAAAGCCCAGTGTTGAGCTTAAGCAGCAAGCTAAGCAACAGCAATCTGAGTTTTACTTTTCCGATGAGTACATTCCAGACATCGACACCGCTGGCACCGTTAATTATGTAAAGCCTGGCGCCGATCGCTACTTGGCAAAACAACTGCGCCGTGGCGACTATGCCCCAGAGCTGATTTTAGACTTGCACGGTCTCAACAAAGAAACGGTAAAGCAAGAGCTTGCTGCGCTAGTACATGCCTGCAAAAAGCAACATATTTATTGCGCTTGCGTGGTTCACGGCGTCAGTGGCGGCACCTTAAAGCATAAAGTACCGCAGTATTTAGTACAGCACCCCGATGTTTTAGCAATGCACCAGGCACCGCTTGAATACGGGGGTCGTGGGGCGTTACTTATACTTATCGATTTACCTGAAGACCCCAGCTTTGGCCGTTAA
- a CDS encoding peroxiredoxin C, with the protein MGVLVGRKAPDFTAAAVLGNGEIVDSYNLHERIKGKKAVIFFYPLDFTFVCPSELIAFDKRYEEFQKRGVEVIGVSIDSQFSHNAWRNTPVNEGGIGPVKYDLVADVKHEICQAYDVEHPEAGVAFRGSFLIDAEGDVRHQVVNDLPLGRNIDEMLRMVDALAFHEEHGEVCPAGWTEGKAGMDASPEGVAKFLSENEGSL; encoded by the coding sequence ATGGGTGTATTAGTAGGCCGCAAGGCACCAGACTTTACAGCAGCAGCAGTACTTGGTAACGGTGAAATCGTAGACAGCTACAACCTGCACGAGCGTATTAAAGGTAAAAAAGCGGTTATTTTCTTTTACCCACTAGACTTCACGTTCGTTTGTCCTTCTGAGCTAATTGCATTTGATAAGCGTTATGAAGAGTTCCAAAAGCGTGGCGTTGAGGTTATCGGTGTATCAATCGACTCTCAGTTCTCACACAACGCTTGGCGTAACACTCCAGTAAACGAAGGTGGTATTGGCCCAGTTAAATACGATCTAGTTGCTGACGTTAAACACGAAATCTGTCAAGCGTACGACGTAGAGCACCCAGAAGCTGGCGTTGCTTTCCGTGGTTCATTCCTAATCGACGCTGAAGGCGATGTTCGTCACCAAGTAGTTAATGACCTTCCACTAGGTCGTAACATCGACGAAATGCTTCGCATGGTTGACGCACTAGCATTCCACGAAGAGCACGGCGAAGTATGTCCTGCTGGTTGGACTGAAGGTAAAGCAGGTATGGACGCAAGCCCAGAAGGCGTTGCTAAGTTCCTATCTGAGAACGAAGGTTCACTATAA
- the fadR gene encoding fatty acid metabolism transcriptional regulator FadR, whose product MRIFKAKSPAGFAEEYIVESIWNGEFPPGSILPAERELSELIGVTRTTLREVLQRLARDGWLTIQHGKPTRVNNFWETSGLNILEALARLDEDKMPELTDQLLSARTNISAIYTRAAIKLNPQRVIDILSKHAELEDTAEAFADYDYQVHHELAGAGQNKIYVLILNGFRGLYSKIGCHYFSDPRTRELARQFYIDLTALAENREHDGAISLMRKYGHQSGEIWQQIRGDMPEDIMD is encoded by the coding sequence ATGAGAATTTTCAAAGCCAAGAGCCCAGCTGGATTTGCTGAAGAATATATTGTTGAGTCAATTTGGAACGGCGAATTCCCTCCGGGGTCTATCCTACCTGCTGAGCGCGAGCTTTCTGAACTCATCGGTGTAACCAGAACTACCTTACGTGAAGTGCTACAGCGTTTAGCGCGTGACGGCTGGTTAACCATTCAACATGGTAAACCGACCCGAGTGAATAACTTCTGGGAAACCTCAGGGCTCAATATTTTGGAAGCATTGGCACGATTAGATGAAGATAAAATGCCAGAGCTTACCGATCAGCTGTTATCCGCTCGCACGAACATCAGTGCTATTTATACCCGTGCAGCGATTAAGCTAAACCCACAGCGCGTGATTGATATTTTATCTAAACACGCAGAGCTTGAAGACACCGCCGAAGCGTTTGCTGATTACGACTACCAAGTTCACCATGAACTGGCAGGAGCCGGGCAAAATAAAATTTATGTGCTTATTTTAAACGGTTTTCGCGGTCTGTATTCGAAAATTGGTTGTCATTACTTCTCCGATCCAAGAACGCGAGAGTTGGCACGACAGTTTTACATCGACTTAACGGCATTGGCAGAAAATCGTGAGCACGATGGTGCCATTTCCTTAATGCGTAAATACGGTCATCAGTCAGGTGAAATCTGGCAACAAATACGTGGCGATATGCCCGAAGACATCATGGATTAA
- the dsbB gene encoding disulfide bond formation protein DsbB — protein sequence MQISTFHLSRQSWGLLALSAALFEATALYFQYGMGLEPCIMCIYQRFAMLGIFAAGLVGLLAPRSFVVRSVAFISWGVGSIWGYLLAREHIAMQTTTDPFAFTCDFVPNFPEFMPLHEWFPSFFAATGDCGNIDWSFMGLSMPGWMEIIFAAYSVVFIFFLLFHFTKQKAV from the coding sequence ATGCAAATTTCTACCTTCCATTTATCCCGACAGTCGTGGGGATTACTTGCACTCAGTGCGGCGCTATTTGAAGCAACGGCACTGTATTTTCAGTATGGCATGGGCTTAGAGCCATGCATTATGTGTATATATCAGCGTTTTGCCATGCTGGGGATTTTCGCGGCCGGTTTAGTTGGCCTGTTGGCGCCACGCTCGTTTGTGGTGCGCTCTGTGGCATTTATCAGTTGGGGCGTAGGTAGTATTTGGGGATACTTGTTAGCACGTGAACACATTGCCATGCAAACCACCACCGATCCGTTTGCGTTTACCTGTGATTTTGTGCCGAACTTTCCTGAATTTATGCCATTACATGAATGGTTTCCGAGCTTTTTTGCGGCAACTGGCGACTGTGGCAACATTGATTGGTCGTTTATGGGGCTGTCTATGCCAGGCTGGATGGAGATCATTTTTGCCGCCTACAGCGTAGTGTTTATTTTCTTTTTACTGTTCCACTTCACTAAACAAAAAGCGGTATAA
- a CDS encoding ComEA family DNA-binding protein: protein MSIKSTLAALALTLSVLSAGVHAEPTKPTSAAVATQQAVININTADVSMLATLPGIGNHKAGAIIEYRKKHGGFKQVTELQQVKGIGKGTLAKLEGKIKV from the coding sequence ATGAGCATTAAATCCACATTAGCCGCTTTAGCTTTGACATTGTCTGTACTAAGTGCAGGCGTGCATGCCGAGCCCACCAAACCCACCTCAGCGGCAGTAGCAACACAGCAAGCCGTTATCAATATCAACACTGCAGACGTTAGCATGTTAGCGACATTACCAGGTATTGGTAATCACAAAGCTGGCGCCATTATCGAGTACCGCAAAAAGCATGGAGGCTTTAAACAGGTAACCGAGCTGCAGCAGGTGAAAGGTATTGGTAAAGGGACATTAGCTAAGTTGGAGGGGAAAATTAAAGTATAA
- a CDS encoding YebG family protein — protein MAVITKYVVERNGVERMTFTSKKEADAYDKMLDVAEALEGMLEKVDVPLSDQQVESLALEIAKQKDDFLSVLKGGKATPKGSSKSKTDSEQSEDKVTKIKQA, from the coding sequence ATGGCCGTTATCACCAAATATGTTGTTGAGAGAAATGGAGTCGAGCGTATGACTTTTACATCGAAAAAAGAAGCAGATGCCTATGACAAAATGCTAGACGTAGCAGAAGCGCTTGAAGGCATGCTAGAAAAAGTCGATGTACCATTAAGCGATCAGCAAGTTGAGTCACTGGCACTAGAAATTGCCAAACAAAAAGATGATTTTCTGTCGGTGCTTAAAGGTGGTAAAGCCACCCCAAAAGGCAGTAGCAAAAGCAAAACTGACAGCGAGCAAAGTGAAGACAAGGTCACTAAAATAAAGCAAGCCTAA
- a CDS encoding amino acid aminotransferase produces the protein MFSELKPLPTDPILGLMAAYKQDTNPNKIDLGVGVYKDEQGNTPVLRAVKKAEAFRLENETTKSYIGLAGNLDFCQKMESLLLGEHKALLANRVRTAQAPGGTGALRVAAEFIKRCNDNATIWVTTPTWANHISLFEAAGLQVKEYPYYDYENKGLLFDDMMAALKQVPKGDVVLLHACCHNPSGMDLNQEQWQAVAELAKEQGFTPLIDIAYQGFGSSLEEDAQGMRTIADAVDEMIICSSCSKNFGLYRERIGACSVIAKDSATADISNSVLLSVVRSIYSMPPAHGADIVNTILGSEELTQMWHDELDEMRGRINGLRTLIKESLAARGVDQDFSFIDRQHGMFSFLGINKEQIERLREEYAIYIVGSSRVNVAGVSKDNIDYFADAVAAVLK, from the coding sequence ATGTTCTCAGAGCTAAAACCACTTCCAACAGATCCTATTTTAGGCCTGATGGCCGCTTACAAGCAGGACACTAACCCCAATAAGATTGATCTTGGTGTTGGTGTTTATAAAGACGAGCAGGGGAATACTCCGGTTCTTAGAGCGGTAAAAAAAGCAGAAGCGTTTCGCTTAGAAAATGAAACGACAAAGTCTTATATTGGTTTGGCTGGTAATCTTGATTTTTGTCAAAAAATGGAAAGCCTATTACTAGGTGAACACAAAGCCCTACTGGCTAACCGTGTTCGCACTGCTCAAGCGCCTGGCGGTACAGGGGCATTGCGTGTTGCCGCAGAGTTTATTAAGCGTTGCAACGACAATGCGACCATTTGGGTAACGACGCCAACCTGGGCTAACCACATTAGCTTGTTTGAGGCAGCTGGGCTACAAGTAAAAGAGTACCCTTACTACGATTATGAAAATAAAGGCTTGTTGTTCGATGACATGATGGCGGCGCTTAAACAAGTACCAAAAGGCGATGTCGTTCTATTACATGCTTGCTGCCACAACCCTAGCGGTATGGACCTTAACCAAGAGCAGTGGCAAGCCGTTGCAGAGTTGGCTAAAGAGCAAGGCTTTACCCCATTAATTGATATTGCTTATCAAGGTTTTGGTAGCAGCCTAGAAGAAGATGCTCAAGGCATGAGAACCATTGCGGATGCCGTTGATGAGATGATTATTTGTTCTTCTTGTTCGAAAAACTTTGGCTTATACCGTGAACGTATTGGTGCTTGCTCTGTGATTGCCAAAGACAGCGCCACTGCTGATATCTCTAACTCAGTATTGTTAAGTGTAGTGCGCAGCATTTACTCAATGCCGCCAGCTCATGGCGCTGATATTGTGAACACTATTCTAGGTAGCGAAGAGCTGACGCAAATGTGGCACGATGAGCTAGATGAAATGCGTGGTCGCATTAATGGTCTGCGTACGCTAATTAAAGAAAGCTTAGCAGCCAGAGGCGTAGATCAAGACTTCTCATTTATTGACCGCCAACACGGTATGTTCTCTTTCTTAGGCATTAATAAAGAACAAATTGAGCGCCTACGTGAAGAGTACGCCATTTATATTGTTGGCTCTAGCCGCGTTAATGTCGCCGGTGTCAGTAAAGACAACATCGATTACTTTGCCGACGCTGTGGCAGCTGTTCTTAAGTAA
- a CDS encoding GAF domain-containing protein, producing MAKMKDYISLSELTIPRELLDKQLTLLDNYLSGNSAQAVWSYQIPELGEGGACSLFGHLQPEPFLLSDYLQQDEDTQNRLAKLQTLVDAVVHFTQVDWFGIYQVRDTQEGKQLLKLAYSGAPSRPLFPVTEQFAATSNNIQTVLNAKARVINNIPDYVASGGEYYTCDPKIQAETCLPLFDDEGKCVGIIDAEAFTTDFFSAEVLATLAAACVLIPRLLPQS from the coding sequence ATGGCTAAAATGAAAGATTATATTTCCCTCAGTGAGTTAACCATTCCCCGTGAGCTACTTGATAAGCAGTTAACATTGCTTGATAACTATTTAAGTGGTAATTCGGCGCAAGCCGTATGGTCTTATCAAATTCCAGAGCTCGGTGAAGGCGGAGCATGTAGTTTATTTGGTCATCTGCAGCCAGAGCCCTTTTTGCTCAGCGACTACTTACAGCAAGATGAAGATACCCAAAACCGCCTAGCCAAATTACAAACGCTGGTGGATGCGGTGGTTCACTTCACCCAAGTGGATTGGTTTGGCATTTATCAGGTGCGCGATACCCAAGAGGGTAAACAACTATTAAAGTTAGCCTACTCAGGCGCTCCAAGTCGTCCTTTGTTTCCGGTGACAGAGCAATTTGCCGCGACTTCTAACAACATTCAAACGGTATTAAATGCCAAAGCACGCGTGATCAACAATATTCCAGACTATGTGGCATCCGGTGGCGAGTACTATACGTGCGATCCGAAAATACAAGCAGAAACCTGTTTGCCACTGTTTGATGACGAGGGTAAGTGTGTTGGGATCATTGATGCCGAGGCATTTACCACTGACTTTTTCAGTGCTGAAGTACTCGCAACCCTCGCGGCCGCTTGTGTGCTAATACCACGCTTACTACCGCAATCTTAA
- a CDS encoding ATP-binding SpoIIE family protein phosphatase produces the protein MNILVVDDQILNCRLLKAMLEQQFYTVFCAHNGQEALTILDNQAIDIVLLDVVMPVMDGFATAPEIKKHSKDVYLPIIFITALEDKESFEKCLAVGGDDFIHKPFDKVILSAKIKAHARTRRLSLQSNEQRQLLEYHYNQTEREHEIVEHIFSNALAQQSDYPNVCDYHLSPASMFNGDMLLMAKSPIGGFYCLLGDFTGHGLAAAVGALPASRIFYTMVQKGMAVSDIAVELNTALNELLPGHMFCAAAIIELSSSGKNLSAWIGGMPDLYLINQQGDVTKTIESQHMALGVLDIDEFERNLIHLEVSAEQRLVMATDGIIESESEQGDMFGEERLKQLLKSQHSISTDEIITSVKAFSGNTEQQDDLSIAIINCVATEVKVTEPTHYSSLPFDVSLHLNAKQMKSTDPILELVDLLSEVQGISAHRSNIFLLLSEAYNNALDHGVLGLDSEIKNKEDGFFEFYQLREAALSELNQALIIISVRYSPEDLKLYFTICDSGCGFNTNKQHAEVNDNSHGRGVGLLDEIAERINYNSTGNEVEIVYSLLSEQQK, from the coding sequence ATGAATATCTTGGTAGTTGACGATCAGATTTTAAACTGTCGTCTTCTTAAAGCCATGTTGGAGCAACAGTTTTACACTGTGTTTTGCGCCCACAATGGCCAAGAGGCTCTGACCATATTAGACAATCAAGCGATTGATATTGTCTTGCTCGACGTAGTAATGCCAGTGATGGATGGCTTTGCAACCGCACCTGAAATCAAAAAGCACAGCAAAGATGTCTATTTACCCATTATTTTTATTACCGCGTTAGAAGACAAAGAGAGCTTTGAAAAATGCTTAGCGGTAGGTGGTGATGACTTTATTCATAAACCCTTTGATAAAGTCATTTTGTCGGCCAAAATTAAAGCCCATGCCAGAACGCGGCGTTTAAGCCTACAAAGTAACGAACAGCGTCAACTTTTAGAATATCATTACAACCAAACCGAACGTGAACACGAAATTGTTGAGCATATCTTTAGTAACGCCTTAGCACAGCAATCGGATTATCCCAACGTGTGTGACTATCACTTATCTCCTGCATCGATGTTTAATGGTGATATGTTACTCATGGCAAAGAGCCCGATTGGTGGCTTTTACTGTTTGTTAGGGGATTTTACTGGGCATGGCCTTGCAGCCGCCGTTGGGGCTCTACCAGCATCCCGGATTTTTTACACTATGGTGCAAAAGGGCATGGCGGTGAGCGATATCGCCGTGGAGTTAAACACAGCACTGAATGAGTTATTACCTGGGCATATGTTTTGTGCCGCAGCCATCATTGAGCTCAGCAGTTCAGGAAAAAACCTTTCTGCTTGGATTGGCGGAATGCCGGACCTATACCTCATTAACCAGCAAGGTGACGTTACTAAAACCATTGAAAGTCAGCATATGGCGCTGGGGGTGTTAGATATTGATGAGTTTGAGCGCAACCTTATTCATCTTGAAGTGAGTGCTGAGCAGCGCCTTGTGATGGCCACCGATGGCATCATTGAATCTGAATCTGAACAAGGGGATATGTTTGGTGAAGAGCGATTAAAGCAATTGCTAAAGTCGCAGCACAGCATCTCCACAGATGAAATCATTACCTCCGTGAAAGCCTTTTCTGGAAACACAGAGCAACAAGATGACCTCAGTATTGCCATTATTAACTGTGTCGCCACCGAGGTAAAAGTAACGGAGCCCACTCATTATTCGAGCTTACCATTTGACGTTTCATTGCACCTCAACGCCAAACAGATGAAAAGTACCGACCCCATTTTGGAGTTAGTGGATTTACTCAGTGAAGTGCAGGGGATTTCGGCGCATCGCTCAAATATTTTCTTATTGCTCTCTGAAGCCTACAATAATGCGTTAGATCATGGTGTATTGGGCTTAGACTCAGAAATTAAAAACAAAGAAGATGGTTTTTTTGAGTTTTATCAATTGCGTGAAGCGGCACTCAGTGAGCTCAACCAAGCGCTGATCATCATTTCCGTGCGCTATTCGCCCGAGGACCTTAAGTTGTACTTTACCATTTGTGACTCTGGCTGTGGTTTTAACACCAATAAGCAACACGCAGAAGTGAATGATAACAGCCATGGACGGGGAGTGGGGTTATTGGATGAGATTGCTGAACGTATCAACTACAACAGCACCGGCAATGAAGTTGAGATTGTTTATTCATTATTGTCTGAACAGCAAAAATAG
- a CDS encoding STAS domain-containing protein yields the protein MSLSTNASADGKTLTIQIRGKFDFNLVQSFRQAYADIGNNTDKVVIDLRETDYMDSSALGMLLNMKKTLGTSVSSIQISNCRPQLKKILQISRFDKKFDID from the coding sequence ATGAGCTTAAGTACAAACGCCTCGGCGGATGGCAAAACACTTACGATTCAAATAAGAGGGAAATTTGACTTTAACTTGGTGCAGTCCTTTCGCCAAGCCTATGCCGATATTGGTAACAATACCGATAAAGTCGTCATCGATCTGCGCGAAACAGATTACATGGACAGCTCAGCCCTGGGCATGCTGTTGAACATGAAAAAAACCTTGGGAACATCGGTTTCGAGTATTCAGATCAGCAATTGCCGCCCGCAGCTAAAAAAAATTCTGCAGATTTCCCGCTTTGATAAAAAGTTTGATATTGATTAA
- a CDS encoding stress response translation initiation inhibitor YciH, whose amino-acid sequence MSDSRLVYSTDVGRIDSKDEKPQSQSKIFKDGALRIERQTKGRKGKGVMLVVGIDSEQHDLKKLAKQLKSKMGQGGAVKDGIIEIQGDDREKLKQLLEGQGFKVKIAGG is encoded by the coding sequence ATGTCGGACTCAAGACTGGTTTACTCTACGGATGTAGGCCGTATAGACAGCAAAGACGAAAAACCACAAAGCCAAAGTAAGATTTTTAAAGACGGAGCACTGCGCATTGAAAGGCAAACCAAAGGCCGCAAAGGAAAAGGCGTGATGCTGGTTGTGGGGATAGACAGTGAACAACACGACCTGAAAAAGCTCGCCAAGCAGTTAAAATCGAAAATGGGACAAGGTGGTGCGGTGAAAGACGGTATTATTGAGATCCAAGGCGACGACCGTGAGAAGCTGAAACAGTTACTGGAAGGTCAAGGCTTCAAGGTGAAAATAGCCGGCGGATAA
- a CDS encoding EAL domain-containing protein: protein MGNLRPPSRYGANSLSVKLSMLISAVCLIAGVFAAALMLKSEEKQLVYEEYDELKRLSADVTGRFTDYLALKANLAEQANSVVSKHLLHEHQLNGLEAQVEQKAGNWVSTAQNGLSAASAPQREADEKLFSESELLWNILAPPLLQDFANFYLSTQQGFTRIAPPNAILAEDPRFSGEQLHKLPILHSEQNPTREAVWSKVYFDPLWKQWIVSVLVPLYKQNQYVGLTGSDLRLQSLLNNFPRSSEQQGFIVFDRLGRVLAAPGVIPAASQTEQLQSYQQLPESLSKIIETALATQLPNLQSEFQLDDNWHLMHISHVDSLDWYVGIYKKRASAIAALEELKVKFFGLFILYAIFVAILLHQVLYQLVLRRINALVKAVKGFGRGQWDAPTLPHTDDEIGQLNASFNDMSVEIKDLVSGLNQRISEKEVAEKAANRLSKAVAFSGTGVVLTNEHFQIDYVNPKMQEMTGYDEAHFIGSPLLSIIAKDMAILVDDIDLDLRSRNYWRGDTMLAGDKDAPIWVSLSISPIREDSGAISSYVASAQDISFVKESQRKMEELAYYDTLTGLANRTYFRMQLRKSMALAERGHYAFALFYFDLDEFKRINDTLGHDAGDRLLLEVATRLQKRLRAEDTIARLGGDEFAVLLSGIQQREDAMEVANNIQATLSSPIKLGNNEVIVSASIGITMAPFDSQEEEQLLKHADLAMYQAKAKGRNTYHFYSQDLNEAANERLYIENELRQAIKEQQFTLYYQPQVNSQTGEVVGYEALTRWFHPTEGSIPPDKFIPIAEATGLIVELGAWVLEEACHFSERLKQAGKIANVSVNLSARQFKDAKLIDTLSAIIQETKMTPTQLHLELTESMLMGDVEAAITQLRDIKSLGVSLSIDDFGTGYSSLSYLKRFPVDVLKIDRSFVKDIPEDPNDMEITAAIIAMAQKLNLQVVAEGVETIEQIDFLANNNCFTLQGYYYSAPLQEADVMTFSVSSEQK from the coding sequence GTGGGCAATCTTCGTCCGCCATCTCGATATGGTGCGAATTCACTGAGTGTAAAACTGTCGATGTTGATTTCAGCGGTATGCCTCATTGCAGGCGTTTTCGCTGCCGCATTGATGTTGAAATCAGAAGAAAAGCAATTAGTGTATGAAGAGTATGACGAGCTTAAACGTTTAAGCGCCGATGTTACCGGCCGTTTTACTGACTACCTCGCCCTGAAAGCCAATTTAGCTGAGCAGGCAAACTCTGTGGTGTCTAAGCATCTCCTACACGAACACCAGCTTAATGGCTTAGAAGCACAAGTTGAACAAAAGGCCGGCAATTGGGTGAGTACCGCGCAAAACGGTTTATCGGCGGCCAGTGCGCCGCAAAGGGAAGCGGATGAAAAGCTGTTTTCTGAGTCGGAGCTATTATGGAACATACTGGCGCCCCCCCTGTTGCAAGACTTTGCTAACTTTTATTTATCGACCCAACAAGGCTTCACTCGAATAGCCCCACCGAATGCCATTTTGGCCGAAGATCCTCGTTTTAGTGGCGAGCAACTTCATAAGTTACCCATATTACATTCTGAGCAAAACCCCACGCGTGAAGCCGTATGGTCGAAGGTGTATTTTGATCCCCTGTGGAAGCAGTGGATTGTTAGTGTATTGGTGCCACTGTACAAACAAAACCAGTATGTGGGATTAACCGGAAGCGATCTGCGGTTGCAGTCCCTGCTTAATAACTTTCCCCGCTCCAGTGAGCAGCAAGGCTTTATTGTTTTCGACCGGCTAGGGCGTGTATTGGCGGCGCCAGGGGTAATACCGGCGGCCAGTCAAACTGAGCAATTACAAAGCTATCAACAACTGCCCGAAAGCTTAAGTAAGATTATTGAAACGGCGCTTGCAACCCAGTTACCGAACCTACAAAGTGAGTTCCAATTGGACGACAACTGGCATTTAATGCATATCAGCCATGTTGATAGTCTCGATTGGTATGTGGGCATTTATAAAAAAAGGGCATCGGCCATTGCCGCGCTAGAAGAGCTGAAAGTTAAGTTTTTCGGGCTGTTTATTCTGTATGCAATTTTTGTCGCCATTTTATTGCATCAAGTGCTTTATCAATTGGTGTTACGCCGCATTAACGCTTTGGTCAAAGCAGTAAAGGGTTTTGGTCGGGGCCAGTGGGATGCACCAACCTTGCCACATACCGACGATGAAATTGGCCAACTCAATGCCTCTTTTAACGACATGAGCGTTGAAATAAAGGACTTAGTGAGCGGCCTCAATCAACGCATTAGCGAAAAAGAAGTGGCCGAAAAGGCCGCAAACCGACTTTCTAAAGCAGTGGCGTTCTCGGGGACAGGGGTGGTGCTCACCAATGAGCACTTTCAAATCGATTACGTTAACCCAAAAATGCAGGAAATGACCGGCTATGATGAAGCGCATTTTATTGGTTCGCCACTGTTAAGCATCATCGCTAAAGACATGGCCATACTGGTTGATGATATTGACCTCGACCTGCGCAGCCGCAATTACTGGCGTGGTGATACCATGTTAGCAGGAGATAAGGACGCACCGATTTGGGTGAGTTTAAGTATTTCTCCCATTCGCGAAGACAGTGGGGCTATCTCGAGCTATGTCGCCTCGGCGCAGGATATTTCCTTTGTTAAAGAAAGCCAACGTAAAATGGAAGAGTTGGCTTACTACGATACCCTCACTGGGCTGGCTAATCGTACCTACTTTAGAATGCAGCTGCGTAAATCTATGGCGTTGGCAGAGCGTGGCCACTATGCCTTTGCGCTGTTTTATTTTGACTTAGACGAGTTTAAACGCATTAACGATACGCTCGGTCATGATGCTGGTGATCGCTTGTTACTGGAAGTGGCAACACGGTTGCAAAAACGTTTGCGCGCAGAAGATACCATCGCCAGATTAGGCGGTGATGAGTTTGCGGTGTTGCTAAGTGGTATTCAACAACGTGAAGACGCCATGGAAGTGGCCAACAATATTCAAGCCACCCTCAGTAGCCCCATTAAACTTGGCAACAATGAGGTGATCGTTAGTGCCAGTATTGGTATCACCATGGCACCGTTTGACAGCCAAGAAGAAGAGCAGCTATTAAAGCACGCTGATTTGGCAATGTATCAGGCCAAAGCGAAGGGCAGAAACACTTACCACTTTTACAGTCAGGACTTGAATGAAGCGGCCAATGAAAGGCTGTATATTGAAAACGAGTTACGCCAAGCCATTAAAGAGCAACAGTTCACCCTGTATTATCAACCACAAGTGAATAGCCAAACAGGTGAAGTAGTGGGTTACGAGGCTCTGACACGCTGGTTTCACCCCACAGAGGGAAGTATTCCGCCGGATAAATTTATACCCATTGCCGAAGCCACAGGACTTATTGTTGAGCTTGGTGCTTGGGTACTAGAAGAAGCCTGTCACTTTTCCGAGCGCCTGAAGCAGGCTGGGAAAATAGCCAATGTCTCGGTCAACTTGTCAGCGCGCCAGTTCAAAGATGCTAAGCTTATCGACACCTTGTCTGCCATCATTCAAGAAACAAAAATGACGCCGACGCAGTTGCATTTGGAGTTAACAGAAAGCATGTTGATGGGAGATGTAGAAGCGGCTATCACGCAATTACGCGACATCAAATCGTTAGGAGTGTCTTTGTCGATTGATGATTTTGGTACCGGCTATTCGTCACTTAGCTATCTAAAACGCTTTCCTGTGGATGTGCTTAAAATAGACCGTTCATTTGTTAAAGACATTCCAGAAGACCCCAACGATATGGAGATCACTGCGGCCATTATTGCGATGGCGCAAAAGCTGAATCTTCAGGTAGTAGCAGAAGGGGTAGAGACCATAGAGCAAATCGATTTTCTCGCCAACAACAACTGCTTTACATTACAGGGCTACTACTACAGTGCGCCATTACAAGAAGCCGATGTAATGACCTTTAGCGTATCAAGTGAACAGAAGTAG